The Podospora pseudopauciseta strain CBS 411.78 chromosome 2 map unlocalized CBS411.78m_2, whole genome shotgun sequence genome has a window encoding:
- a CDS encoding uncharacterized protein (COG:S; EggNog:ENOG503P615) — protein MSLGVTQPWRAWSQRSRIPRFYWSSSAAIVPFSGYQRAFFHAGRSNLAKTTPKPANNARPSAHASAKAAATKNAQNLVSRLEILPYQPHGAIPVTVDYLGTNPSWGSRQKQASKHRAALKAAQHIDERHKRVSDWRLILETLLKQTPILDHDILVVKVRLPDDGFKRLEDDFHDNFWDICSRTGCRMRLYTTTNRKRTGPVPSVWESGLKGLEWSATQEKFILIFGGLDNVTAAYNGVVRAVKGGILVGTRTEDNWEDLLQLSPKTVEELSLRIAGPKAKDSKQRKDSTTEMQFRKPVSRPRELARFHEIHPEPYRLAVRADQIPPLEPGEIWTKASFLRYVRRLVGGQLTPGEHRFLYGNEGDEQATHVDVVVRQLQRAFYDEECVDAVSLPALKDALRYLAQSPHGSRFTHVPGGLVRRVKSLGLKLDADVFNWVAQFAVKSKHLRAFQRTLSAMVREGHAPNFKTWFLFLRIIKAEDVRRYILRAMNTKGYLTDPECMRRIYAEMAGLDLHRALELKQDFQSFLQSQRDLYGPDWRLTVWIGNILIHKYGASGQLNNLFQVLEAMIAAGERPDIITLNTILSHCRDQRKLGLAMSTLGFFSKHSLAQPDEITYRLLFSMAWTSRRLHLTTYIFRHAVLAGFDSHLMRSRVATLLKATSPDFTEYLGFSTLPDKWVQAGRFVRSKRHLAKILVLEKSLIKRGVSRVERWKQWLNKETAKVCLSKPDIYKRLLLSDFRRHDYWKHRASAAPTNDIRSFWDWSKTAHLSLRPRFSLCEMIKRATAKDEALLKAARKNRWFVFEARELLAVRRGKRPGVSGRGAIHVQKDEPKIQQPKPLAARGERERRRKELRSGQSKRDPPGRNVRL, from the coding sequence ATGAGCCTGGGAGTCACGCAACCTTGGAGGGCCTGGTCGCAACGCTCACGGATTCCCCGGTTCTACTGGTCCTCCTCGGCTGCGATTGTCCCATTTTCCGGATACCAGAGAGCCTTCTTCCACGCCGGCCGCTCGAACCttgccaaaaccaccccgaAGCCAGCAAACAATGCACGCCCGAGTGCTCATGCCTCCGCCAAGGCCGCCGCCACTAAGAATGCACAGAACTTGGTGAGCCGGTTGGAGATTCTGCCATACCAACCTCACGGGGCGATTCCCGTTACTGTCGACTATCTAggcaccaaccccagctgGGGATCTCGACAGAAACAAGCCTCGAAGCACCGCGCCGCTCTCAAAGCAGCACAACATATCGACGAGCGTCACAAGCGGGTGTCAGACTGGCGTCTCATTCTCGAGACTCTGTTGAAGCAGACTCCTATTCTTGATCACGACATTCTTGTGGTCAAGGTACGACTTCCAGATGACGGCTTCAAGCGCTTGGAAGACGACTTTCATGACAACTTTTGGGATATTTGTTCGCGAACAGGATGTCGGATGAGGTTATACACTACGACAAATAGGAAACGAACGGGGCCGGTACCATCCGTGTGGGAGAGTGGGCTAAAAGGGTTGGAATGGAGTGCTACACAGGAGAAGTTTATTCTGATCTTTGGTGGGCTTGATAACGTCACAGCGGCCTATAACGGGGTTGTTCGCGCAGTGAAGGGTGGCATTCTCGTTGGAACTCGAACCGAGGATAATTGGGAAGACCTGCTGCAGCTTTCACCGAAGACAGTGGAGGAGCTGTCTTTGCGAATCGCGGGTCCCAAAGCCAAAGACTCGAAGCAGAGAAAAGACAGCACAACGGAGATGCAGTTCAGGAAGCCCGTTTCGCGTCCCCGTGAACTAGCGAGGTTTCATGAAATTCACCCAGAGCCATATCGCCTCGCGGTTAGGGCAGATCAGATTCCACCCTTGGAACCTGGCGAGATTTGGACCAAGGCTTCTTTCTTGCGTTACGTTCGCCGACTCGTGGGTGGCCAACTGACGCCTGGTGAGCACCGCTTCTTATACGGGAATGAGGGTGATGAACAGGCCACACATGTGGATGTCGTTGTCCGCCAGCTGCAGCGCGCTTTTTATGATGAGGAGTGCGTTGATGCAGTTTCGCTTCCCGCCCTCAAAGACGCTCTTCGATATCTCGCCCAATCACCTCATGGGTCCCGCTTCACCCATGTGCCAGGGGGGCTGGTACGCCGCGTGAAGTCTTTAGGTCTTAAACTCGATGCCGATGTTTTCAACTGGGTTGCCCAATTCGCAGTCAAGTCCAAGCACCTCCGAGCCTTCCAGCGGACGCTCAGTGCGATGGTTCGAGAAGGGCATGCGCCAAACTTCAAAActtggtttcttttcttgcgAATAATCAAGGCCGAAGACGTCAGGCGCTACATTCTGCGGGCGATGAACACGAAGGGTTATCTTACGGACCCAGAATGCATGCGCCGGATATACGCAGAGATGGCTGGCCTCGACCTGCACCGGGCTCTTGAACTGAAGCAAGATTTTCAGTCTTTTCTTCAGAGCCAGCGCGACCTTTATGGTCCCGATTGGCGCCTGACGGTCTGGATCGGGAATATCTTGATTCACAAGTACGGCGCCTCAGGGcagctcaacaacctcttccagGTTCTTGAGGCTATGATTGCTGCTGGAGAAAGGCCGGATATAATTACGTTGAATACAATACTCTCCCATTGCCGGGACCAGCGGAAACTCGGCTTGGCGATGTCAACCTTGGGATTCTTTTCCAAGCACAGCCTGGCACAGCCAGACGAGATCACATACCGACTGCTCTTCTCGATGGCCTGGACATCCAGGCGCCTCCACCTGACTACCTACATATTCCGCCATGCTGTCCTCGCCGGGTTTGACTCACATCTGATGAGATCCCGCGTCGCGACGCTCCTGAAGGCGACCTCGCCTGATTTCACAGAGTACCTGGGATTCTCTACTTTGCCTGACAAGTGGGTACAGGCAGGTCGTTTCGTTCGAAGCAAACGACATTTGGCCAAGATTTTAGTTCTGGAAAAGTCGTTGATCAAGAGGGGAGTTTCCAGAGTGGAACGGTGGAAGCAGTGGCTGAACAAAGAGACGGCAAAGGTCTGCCTGTCAAAGCCCGACATCTACAAACGGCTGTTGCTATCTGACTTTCGCCGTCATGATTATTGGAAACATCGGGCATCAGCGGCACCCACCAACGATATCCGCTCTTTCTGGGACTGGTCAAAAACGGCACATCTCTCTCTCAGGCCGAGATTTTCACTTTGTGAGATGATCAAGCGGGCTACAGCCAAGGATGAGGCCCTGCTCAAGGCGGCGAGGAAAAATAGGTGGTTTGTTTTTGAGGCGAGGGAGCTGCTGGCCGTGCGCCGGGGAAAAAGGCCTGGGGTTTCAGGTCGCGGTGCAATTCACGTGCAGAAAGATGAGCCTAAGATCCAGCAACCGAAACCGCTGGCGGCacggggggaaagggagagacGGAGGAAGGAGCTGAGGTCAGGGCAATCCAAAAGAGATCCACCCGGGAGGAACGTGAGATTATAG
- a CDS encoding uncharacterized protein (EggNog:ENOG503P74V): MCYQLIERYSSCRCLYYQHAIDRCAAYGRVGHTIQQRTILVGYACADHTAHSSGYDDYGYSQYSDSGYHSHGQRSHKSSHGSRYR, translated from the coding sequence ATGTGCTACCAGTTGATCGAGCGGTACTCATCTTGCCGCTGCTTGTACTACCAGCACGCCATCGACCGTTGTGCGGCATATGGTCGTGTAGGCCACACGATCCAGCAGAGGACGATATTGGTTGGGTACGCCTGCGCGGATCACACAGCACACTCCAGCGGATATGACGACTACGGATACTCCCAGTATTCCGACTCGGGCTACCACTCCCACGGCCAGAGATCACACAAAAGCTCACACGGCAGCCGGTACCGATGA